A stretch of Longimicrobiales bacterium DNA encodes these proteins:
- a CDS encoding hydantoinase/oxoprolinase family protein, whose protein sequence is MSIIIAVDTGGTFTDAVALSGGMLRVAKVPSTPEDPARAVAAALEAAGGGSDVGLLVHGSTVATNTLLERSGARVLLITNRGFEDVIEIARQDRPQLYALHGTRPPPLVAREDRIGIEGRLDERGRELVPLDRDAVRALQERLAATESVAVCLLHSYADDVHERAVAALLETDAPVTLSSALLREYREYERCATTVVNAYVAPRMGGYLERVDAMAGRVRVMGSGGGALRVERARREPVHTVLSGPAGGIAGARAIAARAGLERIITFDMGGTSTDVALCPGAPLHTRELRIDGVPIAIPVLDIHTVGAGGGSIAHVDAGGALRVGPRSAGAAPGPICYGAGGTDVTVTDANVWLGRLPAAAWAHARPLSREAIAAPLGQLADQLGGSPDAAAEGVIDVVNTSMEGALRVISVERGYEPTDFTLVAFGGAAGLHACELAQRLGVPRVLVPPAPGVLSAFGMLVAPVLKQAARTVLARGRAHADFLLADAFSVLEAEARAELAEEDVAYETVVVRHAVDARYRGQSYELTVSAQGDWVGRFHEAHARRFGHSRPGAEVEAVTLRVEAEAPAPLDPAAAVFPASGAPRLPTPTRLVFGGAATDARLLARAHVGAGLEGPAVIVEYSATTLLPPGWRVEDIAGGALLLGRSDPAVP, encoded by the coding sequence GTGTCAATCATCATTGCGGTGGATACGGGCGGGACGTTCACCGATGCCGTGGCGCTTTCCGGTGGAATGCTCCGTGTTGCCAAGGTGCCGTCGACGCCGGAGGACCCGGCGCGCGCCGTCGCCGCCGCGCTCGAAGCTGCCGGCGGCGGCAGCGACGTCGGGCTGCTGGTGCACGGCTCGACGGTCGCGACCAATACTTTGCTCGAGCGCAGCGGGGCGCGCGTGCTGCTCATCACGAACCGCGGCTTCGAGGACGTGATCGAGATCGCGCGACAGGACCGGCCGCAGCTCTACGCGCTGCACGGCACCCGCCCGCCGCCGCTCGTCGCGCGGGAAGACCGCATCGGCATCGAGGGACGACTCGACGAGCGCGGACGCGAGCTCGTTCCGCTCGACCGCGACGCCGTCCGGGCGCTGCAGGAACGACTTGCCGCTACGGAATCTGTTGCGGTCTGCCTGCTGCACAGCTACGCGGACGACGTTCATGAGCGTGCGGTCGCCGCGCTCCTCGAGACCGATGCACCCGTGACGCTCTCGAGCGCACTGCTGCGGGAGTACCGCGAGTACGAGCGCTGCGCGACGACGGTGGTGAACGCGTACGTCGCACCGCGCATGGGCGGCTACCTCGAGCGGGTAGACGCCATGGCCGGGCGCGTGCGCGTGATGGGCTCCGGCGGTGGCGCACTGCGCGTCGAGCGCGCGCGGCGCGAGCCGGTGCACACGGTGCTCTCCGGGCCGGCCGGCGGGATTGCCGGCGCACGCGCGATCGCGGCACGCGCAGGACTCGAGCGCATCATCACCTTCGACATGGGCGGCACCTCGACCGACGTCGCGCTCTGTCCCGGCGCACCGCTGCACACGCGCGAGCTGCGCATCGACGGCGTGCCCATCGCGATCCCGGTGCTCGACATCCATACGGTCGGTGCGGGCGGCGGCTCGATCGCGCACGTCGATGCGGGTGGCGCGCTGCGCGTGGGGCCGCGCAGCGCGGGCGCAGCGCCAGGACCGATCTGCTACGGTGCGGGCGGCACGGACGTGACCGTGACCGATGCGAACGTGTGGCTCGGGCGACTGCCTGCAGCGGCATGGGCACACGCGCGGCCGCTTTCGCGCGAGGCGATCGCGGCGCCGCTCGGGCAGCTGGCGGACCAGCTCGGTGGCAGTCCGGACGCGGCGGCGGAAGGCGTCATCGACGTGGTGAACACGTCGATGGAGGGCGCCCTGCGGGTCATCAGTGTCGAACGTGGCTACGAGCCAACGGATTTCACACTGGTCGCCTTTGGCGGTGCAGCCGGTCTGCACGCATGCGAGCTGGCACAGCGGCTGGGCGTGCCGCGCGTGCTCGTTCCGCCGGCGCCGGGCGTGCTCTCCGCGTTCGGAATGCTCGTCGCGCCCGTGCTGAAGCAGGCGGCGCGGACAGTGCTCGCGCGCGGGCGCGCCCACGCCGATTTCCTGCTCGCGGACGCGTTCTCGGTGCTGGAGGCGGAAGCGCGCGCGGAGCTGGCGGAAGAGGACGTCGCATACGAAACGGTGGTCGTGCGCCACGCCGTGGACGCGCGCTACCGCGGGCAGAGCTACGAGCTGACCGTCAGCGCGCAGGGCGACTGGGTGGGCCGCTTCCACGAGGCGCACGCCCGCCGCTTCGGCCATTCCCGACCGGGTGCGGAGGTCGAGGCGGTAACGCTGCGCGTGGAGGCGGAAGCACCAGCACCGCTCGATCCGGCGGCCGCAGTCTTTCCTGCCAGTGGCGCACCACGGCTCCCGACGCCGACGCGGCTCGTGTTCGGTGGCGCAGCGACGGACGCGCGACTGCTTGCACGGGCCCACGTCGGGGCGGGCCTGGAGGGGCCGGCAGTGATCGTGGAATACAGTGCGACCACGCTGCTTCCGCCCGGCTGGCGGGTGGAGGACATCGCCGGCGGGGCGCTGCTGCTCGGCCGCAGCGATCCGGCAGTGCCTTGA
- a CDS encoding SusC/RagA family TonB-linked outer membrane protein produces MNTLRCGIALALLAVFAPVALEAQGTGTVTGSVIEQSTTRPLPGAQVVIGETGLGALTDARGRYQILNVPAGQHTVQVQIIGYGQASQTVTVVAGEAVSADFALEETAVSLDRIVVTALGVERQEAALGVATETIGGDELSTIEPNFVQALAGQVAGVNITQAASPGGSSRIVIRGANSITGNNQPLFIVDGVPIDNSSSRVFSDDLNWGNAAADVDPNNVASITVLKGPNAAALYGSRAANGAVIITTKSGLAAGQGQVTVSQQVTWEDPTMLPKYQNAYGQGYNGQFAYVDGEGGGTNDGVDESWGPPLDAGLMIPQFNSPVGADGVRQPTPWVSNPDNVEYFFKGGQTLTTNAAFAKSGDTYNLRFSATRFDQEGMIPGFDMDRLTLGLSGGVDVTDRLRASTSVQYSKTDANGRPGMGYGSTNPLSQMIWFGRQVDMRDLEANFDSIRAENGLPYSWNSSYHTNPYYLQLANGSTQDRNRLIGNVTVDYDLTSWLSLSGMTGMDWYDENRLRSYAPNLLGVTLSDGSPIGATGGLVNSDIGFREVNSQVLANIAPDLEGPVSVTGFLGAARRDYRRVTSGNTVTDLITPWIFSVENAAVAPISTDNTSRKRVNSLLGQVEVGYNNYAFLTVTGRNDWSSTLPEDNRSYFYPSVSGSFVFSDAFNMNQDWMDYGKLRASWARVGNDTDPYQLRGAFAASDIFNGFPTFAEPNQIPNSELEPETTESWEFGAELGFLGGRLGLDATYYNTKTFDLIMPVSISRATGYTSRIVNAGTTQNKGVELLLNVVPVQTEDFRWRSSFSFSKNDNTVVELAEGVEGLSLGGEWYGSIWAREGEPYGQIFGYTYVRDSQGRIVVGSNGRPLLGPQGVVGNYNPDWLGGWNNDFSYKNFDLNFLVDIRQGGDIYSVTHMFGMYAGVLEPTAEGRCLLPGQAGANLPPCVEEDGTINGIIFDGVKVTEDGDTVPNDIVTSAQALYHSSGYYATTEAHTFDASYVKLRQLSLTFDVPQEWASRLSLSGIQLGLIGRNLATWGVHEDLDVDPETAYDASNAQGFEYGAMPSARSIGFTVTVRP; encoded by the coding sequence ATGAACACACTTCGCTGCGGGATCGCGCTTGCGCTCCTGGCGGTGTTTGCCCCGGTGGCGCTGGAAGCCCAGGGGACAGGCACGGTCACGGGCTCAGTGATCGAGCAGTCGACCACCCGCCCCCTGCCGGGCGCGCAGGTGGTCATCGGGGAAACGGGGCTGGGTGCCCTGACGGACGCGCGGGGTCGTTATCAGATCCTGAACGTGCCTGCGGGGCAGCACACCGTGCAGGTGCAGATCATCGGGTATGGCCAGGCGAGCCAGACCGTGACGGTGGTGGCGGGTGAGGCGGTTTCGGCGGACTTCGCGCTGGAGGAGACGGCGGTCAGCCTGGACCGGATCGTGGTCACGGCGCTGGGCGTCGAGCGGCAGGAGGCTGCGCTCGGTGTCGCGACGGAGACGATCGGTGGTGACGAGCTGTCGACCATCGAGCCGAACTTCGTGCAGGCGCTTGCTGGACAGGTTGCGGGTGTGAACATCACGCAGGCGGCGAGCCCCGGCGGCTCGTCCCGTATCGTGATCCGCGGCGCGAACTCGATCACTGGCAACAACCAGCCGCTGTTCATCGTCGACGGTGTGCCGATCGACAACAGCTCGTCGCGCGTGTTCTCCGACGACCTGAACTGGGGCAACGCGGCAGCGGACGTCGATCCGAACAACGTCGCATCGATCACGGTGCTGAAGGGCCCGAATGCCGCGGCACTGTACGGCTCGCGTGCCGCCAATGGCGCGGTCATCATTACGACCAAGTCGGGTCTGGCAGCGGGCCAGGGCCAGGTGACCGTCAGTCAGCAGGTCACGTGGGAAGACCCGACAATGCTGCCGAAGTACCAGAACGCATACGGGCAGGGCTACAACGGCCAGTTCGCATACGTCGATGGTGAGGGTGGCGGCACCAACGATGGCGTGGACGAGAGCTGGGGCCCACCGCTCGACGCCGGGCTCATGATCCCGCAGTTCAACAGCCCTGTCGGAGCGGACGGTGTGCGTCAGCCGACGCCGTGGGTCTCGAATCCTGACAACGTCGAGTACTTCTTCAAGGGCGGTCAGACGCTCACGACGAACGCCGCGTTCGCGAAGTCGGGCGACACGTACAACCTGCGCTTTTCTGCGACGCGCTTCGACCAGGAAGGCATGATTCCTGGCTTCGACATGGACCGCCTGACGCTCGGTCTGAGCGGTGGCGTGGACGTGACGGATCGGCTCAGGGCTTCGACGTCCGTGCAGTACTCGAAGACGGATGCGAACGGACGCCCCGGCATGGGCTACGGCAGCACGAACCCGCTGTCGCAGATGATCTGGTTCGGCCGCCAGGTCGACATGCGTGACCTCGAGGCGAACTTCGATTCCATCCGTGCAGAGAACGGTCTCCCGTACAGCTGGAACAGCAGCTACCACACGAATCCGTACTACCTTCAGCTCGCGAACGGGAGCACGCAGGACCGTAACCGACTCATCGGTAATGTCACGGTCGACTACGACCTGACCAGCTGGCTGTCGCTGAGCGGCATGACCGGCATGGACTGGTACGACGAGAATCGGCTGCGTTCGTATGCACCGAACCTGCTCGGCGTGACGCTCTCGGACGGTTCGCCGATCGGCGCGACCGGTGGTCTGGTCAACTCCGACATCGGCTTCCGTGAAGTGAACAGCCAGGTGCTCGCGAACATCGCCCCGGATCTCGAGGGGCCGGTTTCGGTCACCGGGTTCCTTGGTGCGGCGCGTCGCGATTACCGTCGGGTAACGAGCGGAAACACGGTGACGGACCTGATCACGCCGTGGATCTTCTCGGTCGAGAACGCGGCGGTTGCGCCGATCTCGACGGACAACACCTCGCGCAAGCGGGTGAACAGCCTGCTCGGGCAGGTGGAAGTCGGCTACAACAACTATGCGTTCCTGACGGTGACCGGTCGTAACGACTGGTCCTCCACGCTGCCGGAAGACAACCGCTCGTACTTCTATCCGTCCGTGTCGGGAAGCTTCGTCTTCTCGGATGCGTTCAACATGAACCAGGACTGGATGGACTACGGCAAGCTGCGCGCGAGCTGGGCGCGCGTCGGCAACGACACCGACCCGTACCAGCTGCGCGGCGCGTTTGCGGCCAGCGACATCTTCAACGGGTTCCCGACGTTCGCCGAGCCCAACCAGATTCCGAACTCGGAGCTGGAGCCGGAGACGACGGAGTCGTGGGAGTTCGGCGCGGAGCTCGGCTTCCTGGGCGGACGCCTGGGGCTGGACGCGACGTACTACAACACCAAGACGTTCGACCTGATCATGCCGGTCTCGATCTCGCGCGCTACGGGCTACACCTCGCGGATCGTCAACGCCGGCACGACCCAGAACAAGGGCGTCGAGCTGCTGCTGAATGTGGTCCCCGTGCAGACCGAGGACTTCCGGTGGCGCTCCTCGTTCAGCTTCTCGAAGAACGACAACACGGTCGTGGAGCTGGCAGAGGGCGTCGAGGGCCTGTCGCTCGGTGGCGAGTGGTACGGCTCGATCTGGGCACGTGAAGGTGAGCCTTACGGCCAGATCTTCGGTTACACGTATGTCCGTGACTCGCAGGGCCGCATCGTCGTCGGTAGCAACGGTCGTCCGCTGCTCGGCCCCCAGGGTGTTGTCGGCAACTACAACCCCGACTGGCTGGGCGGCTGGAACAACGACTTCAGCTACAAGAATTTCGATCTGAACTTCCTGGTCGACATCCGCCAGGGTGGTGACATCTATTCGGTTACGCACATGTTCGGCATGTACGCCGGCGTGCTCGAGCCGACCGCAGAGGGTCGCTGCCTGCTTCCCGGACAGGCGGGTGCCAACCTGCCCCCCTGTGTGGAAGAGGACGGCACGATCAATGGCATCATCTTCGACGGTGTGAAGGTGACGGAAGACGGTGACACCGTCCCGAACGACATCGTGACGAGTGCGCAGGCGCTGTATCACAGCAGCGGCTACTACGCGACGACGGAGGCGCACACGTTCGATGCTAGCTACGTGAAGCTGCGTCAGCTCTCGCTGACGTTCGATGTGCCGCAGGAGTGGGCGAGCCGCCTCAGCCTGTCAGGTATCCAGCTCGGTCTGATCGGGCGTAACCTGGCGACGTGGGGCGTGCACGAAGACCTCGACGTCGATCCGGAAACGGCATACGACGCGAGCAACGCACAGGGCTTCGAGTACGGAGCGATGCCAAGTGCGCGCAGCATCGGCTTCACCGTCACCGTGCGGCCGTAA
- a CDS encoding pyridoxal phosphate-dependent aminotransferase family protein, which yields MSAGAEDLELAVVPSANGAGDLAGYTRDPFGGWMDGRTVDDLVEPGSLLDVPNVRRWFELFAMGLPESLYTYQLPLSRKAGPETEALGEQLIMFSTYSYLGLIGNPRIQNAVKAAIDRYGTSTGGVRLLTGTLQLHHQLERELARFLGQDGAAVFASGYDANIAAITSLFGADDVAILDQYAHQSIHDGVRMAHCDVRRFKHNDMGDLERRLRQAQNRGARRILIAVDSVFSMDGDQAPVADIIALKKKYGAFLLVDEAHSIGALGQTGRGVCEAQGIDPQDIDILTGSLSKAIPSSGGFVAGSLGLKYYIQHGSAPYMFSAALTPANSAAILETLRILQEEPDHMERLRENTRVLIDGLHAIGLETPPTTTPVVPVLLGDEFKAYRWARRLLDRGIFVSAVVYPAVSPGQARLRLCATAAHRPEHFERLFEALQECQEMEP from the coding sequence ATGTCAGCGGGCGCTGAGGACCTGGAGCTGGCGGTGGTCCCGTCGGCGAACGGCGCGGGCGACCTGGCCGGGTACACGCGTGACCCGTTTGGCGGCTGGATGGACGGCCGGACGGTGGACGACCTGGTCGAGCCCGGCTCGCTGCTGGATGTCCCCAACGTCCGGCGCTGGTTCGAGCTGTTCGCGATGGGCCTGCCCGAGTCGCTGTACACGTACCAGCTGCCGCTCTCGCGCAAGGCCGGTCCGGAGACCGAGGCGCTGGGCGAGCAGCTCATCATGTTCTCGACGTACAGCTACCTCGGCCTGATCGGCAATCCGCGCATCCAGAACGCGGTCAAGGCGGCGATCGACCGGTACGGCACGTCGACCGGTGGCGTGCGCCTGCTCACGGGCACCCTGCAGCTCCACCACCAGCTCGAGCGTGAGCTGGCGCGCTTCCTCGGCCAGGACGGCGCGGCGGTGTTCGCCAGCGGGTACGACGCGAACATCGCGGCGATCACGTCCCTGTTCGGCGCGGACGACGTCGCGATCCTGGACCAGTACGCGCACCAGAGCATCCACGACGGCGTGCGCATGGCGCACTGCGACGTGCGGCGCTTCAAGCACAACGACATGGGAGACCTGGAGCGGCGGCTGCGCCAGGCGCAGAACCGCGGCGCCCGCCGCATCCTGATCGCCGTCGACTCGGTGTTCAGCATGGACGGCGACCAGGCGCCGGTCGCGGACATCATCGCGTTGAAGAAGAAGTACGGCGCCTTCCTGCTGGTGGACGAGGCACACTCGATCGGCGCGCTCGGCCAGACCGGCCGGGGCGTCTGCGAGGCGCAGGGCATCGATCCGCAGGACATCGACATCCTGACCGGCTCGCTTTCCAAGGCCATCCCGTCCTCGGGCGGGTTCGTCGCCGGCTCGCTGGGCCTCAAGTACTACATCCAGCACGGTTCTGCGCCGTACATGTTCAGCGCGGCACTGACCCCGGCCAACTCCGCCGCGATCCTGGAAACGCTCCGCATCCTGCAGGAGGAGCCGGATCACATGGAGCGGCTGCGCGAGAACACGCGTGTCCTGATCGACGGCCTCCATGCGATCGGCCTGGAAACGCCGCCCACCACCACGCCGGTCGTACCGGTGCTGCTGGGCGACGAGTTCAAGGCCTACCGCTGGGCTCGCCGGCTGCTGGACCGCGGCATCTTCGTTTCGGCGGTCGTCTACCCGGCGGTCTCGCCCGGCCAGGCGCGACTGCGGCTGTGCGCGACCGCCGCGCACCGGCCGGAGCACTTCGAGCGGCTGTTCGAGGCGCTGCAGGAGTGCCAGGAGATGGAGCCGTAG
- the trpE gene encoding anthranilate synthase component I: MMIDTPLRLLDIPAPMLIPDRAAFLRHARDGRLVPVRREILFDTDTAVGAYAKLARPPFGFLLESVEGGETWARYTFLGTEPHAAWRLHTDGTTSRWSPGAGWSTPHQPEDPIAELADLVRARETIPLPGFPRFIGGAVGYLGYDAVRYIERLPDAPPDTRGLPDALFLFTDLVVAIDNLFGRASVIALVDPAGARGEQELLARYDAAEARIDALLERLTEAPPLAPLETREGEAPAATSAYSREQFEDHVRRIQQYIVDGDAFQVVLSRQLEMPLHARPFDVYRVLRSLNPSPYLFFLELDDLTILGSSPEALARVEDGRVVVRPIAGTRPRAGSADEDRARAEDLMADDKERAEHLMLVDLGRNDVGRVAEYGSVNVTELMAVETYSHVLHMVSRVEGDLRAGLDAFDALRACFPAGTVSGAPRIRAMEIIDELEPVRRGPYAGAVGYFAYGGQTMDTAIAIRTLIAKDDVAWLQAGAGIVADSLPDREFEETVAKAGALVEALRRCPPAPDRAGNPRNPGGTED, from the coding sequence ATGATGATTGACACGCCTCTGCGGCTGCTCGACATTCCCGCGCCTATGCTCATTCCTGATCGGGCGGCGTTTCTCCGCCATGCCCGCGACGGCCGGCTCGTTCCGGTGCGTCGCGAAATCCTGTTCGACACCGATACCGCCGTCGGCGCATACGCCAAGCTCGCGCGCCCGCCATTCGGCTTCCTGCTCGAATCCGTCGAGGGCGGCGAGACCTGGGCTCGCTACACCTTCCTGGGCACGGAGCCGCACGCCGCCTGGCGGTTGCACACCGACGGGACCACCAGTCGGTGGTCTCCCGGGGCAGGATGGAGCACGCCACACCAGCCCGAAGATCCGATCGCGGAGCTCGCCGACCTGGTACGCGCGCGCGAAACGATACCGCTTCCCGGCTTTCCGCGCTTCATCGGTGGCGCGGTCGGCTATCTCGGCTATGACGCCGTCCGCTACATCGAGCGCCTGCCCGACGCGCCGCCCGACACGCGCGGGCTGCCCGATGCGCTCTTCCTCTTCACCGACCTCGTGGTCGCGATCGACAACCTGTTCGGCCGCGCCAGCGTGATCGCGCTCGTGGATCCCGCAGGAGCCCGGGGCGAACAGGAGCTGCTCGCGCGCTATGATGCCGCGGAGGCGCGGATCGATGCCCTGCTGGAGCGACTGACCGAGGCACCACCGCTCGCGCCGCTGGAAACGCGCGAGGGTGAAGCGCCTGCCGCCACGTCCGCGTACTCGCGTGAGCAGTTCGAAGATCACGTGCGCCGGATCCAGCAGTACATCGTGGACGGCGACGCCTTCCAGGTCGTGCTCAGCCGCCAGCTCGAGATGCCGCTGCACGCCCGGCCGTTCGACGTCTACCGCGTGCTGCGATCCCTGAACCCCTCGCCGTACCTGTTCTTCCTCGAGCTCGACGACCTGACCATCCTCGGCTCATCGCCCGAGGCCCTCGCACGCGTCGAGGACGGCCGCGTCGTCGTCCGCCCCATCGCGGGCACGCGGCCGCGCGCGGGCAGTGCAGATGAGGACCGTGCGCGCGCCGAGGACCTCATGGCGGACGACAAGGAGCGCGCCGAGCACCTCATGCTGGTCGACCTCGGCCGCAACGATGTCGGTCGCGTGGCCGAGTACGGCAGCGTGAACGTCACGGAGCTGATGGCGGTCGAAACCTACAGCCACGTGCTGCACATGGTCAGCAGGGTGGAAGGGGACCTCAGGGCAGGGCTGGACGCATTCGACGCCCTGCGCGCCTGCTTCCCGGCCGGGACCGTATCCGGCGCCCCGCGCATCCGGGCCATGGAGATCATCGACGAGCTGGAGCCCGTCCGGCGCGGCCCATACGCCGGCGCCGTCGGTTACTTCGCCTACGGCGGCCAGACCATGGACACGGCCATCGCGATCCGGACCCTGATCGCCAAAGACGACGTCGCCTGGCTCCAGGCAGGCGCCGGGATCGTCGCCGACTCGTTGCCGGACAGGGAGTTCGAGGAAACGGTGGCAAAGGCCGGGGCGCTGGTGGAGGCGCTGCGGCGATGCCCGCCGGCACCGGACCGGGCGGGCAACCCACGAAACCCTGGCGGGACGGAGGACTGA
- a CDS encoding SusD/RagB family nutrient-binding outer membrane lipoprotein, translated as MTKRFLKAVPALALFAVLGACDEGLTEINQNPNAPEDVPPANLLGNAIMDAVGGAYGSHSEWFGMYLSNLWSQHLAQPTYGTEDDYLPRIAQLNGVWESAYTGPLADLNVLRNMAAASGDENLDAVSNILMHWQFQILTDVYGSIPYTEALRADEGINSPAYDSQETVYNGIFDNLEAAVAQIDPSASVSWAGGDFFYNGDLEKWTKFANSLRMRAAMRLSEVAPATAEAEFAAAYAAGGFESNADNAVLQYGATGPSRNPIHLHFTSRPLADFAVSKAMVDTLMNNDDPRLPFYADPAPALGTYNGLPNGFEATELPSPTNPHPDSVAGFPHFSPISTYYREPDAPAFVFTYAEVLLLQAEAAERGWIAADAESLWQQGIEASMEQYNIPQAEIDAYIAGLTYNGLESIWTQQWIALYLNGNEAWSLVRRTGHPVLTPADGAAEIPGRLPISPNENLYNPDNYAAFADLTVFDPVWWDVN; from the coding sequence ATGACAAAGAGATTCCTCAAGGCCGTTCCCGCACTGGCACTGTTCGCAGTGCTCGGTGCGTGCGACGAAGGCCTGACCGAGATCAACCAGAATCCCAATGCGCCGGAGGATGTGCCTCCGGCCAACCTGCTCGGTAATGCCATCATGGATGCGGTGGGTGGTGCCTACGGCTCGCACAGCGAGTGGTTCGGCATGTACCTGTCGAATCTGTGGTCGCAGCACCTGGCACAGCCGACATACGGGACGGAGGACGATTACCTCCCGCGCATCGCTCAGCTCAATGGCGTCTGGGAGAGTGCCTACACCGGCCCGCTCGCAGACCTCAACGTGCTGCGCAACATGGCTGCTGCATCGGGTGACGAGAATCTGGATGCAGTATCGAACATCCTGATGCACTGGCAGTTCCAGATCCTGACGGACGTGTACGGCTCCATTCCGTACACGGAGGCGTTGCGGGCTGACGAGGGGATCAACAGCCCGGCTTACGACTCGCAGGAGACGGTGTACAACGGCATCTTCGACAATCTCGAGGCGGCTGTTGCGCAGATCGATCCGTCCGCCAGCGTGTCCTGGGCAGGTGGCGACTTCTTCTACAACGGTGATCTGGAGAAGTGGACGAAGTTCGCCAACTCGCTCCGGATGCGGGCCGCAATGCGGCTGTCCGAAGTCGCTCCCGCCACCGCTGAGGCCGAGTTCGCAGCGGCGTATGCTGCCGGCGGCTTCGAGAGCAATGCCGACAACGCGGTGCTCCAGTACGGGGCCACGGGTCCGAGCCGTAACCCGATCCACCTGCACTTCACGTCGCGGCCCCTCGCGGACTTCGCCGTGAGCAAGGCCATGGTGGATACCCTGATGAACAACGATGACCCGCGTCTACCGTTCTACGCGGATCCGGCACCGGCACTCGGGACGTACAACGGGCTGCCGAACGGCTTCGAGGCGACGGAGCTTCCGAGCCCGACGAATCCGCATCCGGACTCGGTGGCGGGCTTCCCGCACTTCTCGCCCATCAGCACCTATTATCGTGAGCCTGACGCTCCGGCGTTCGTCTTCACGTACGCAGAGGTGCTGCTGCTGCAGGCAGAGGCTGCAGAACGCGGCTGGATTGCGGCCGACGCCGAGTCGCTCTGGCAGCAGGGCATCGAGGCTTCGATGGAGCAGTACAACATCCCGCAGGCCGAGATCGATGCCTACATCGCAGGCCTGACGTACAACGGCCTCGAGAGCATCTGGACGCAGCAGTGGATCGCGCTCTACCTCAACGGGAACGAGGCGTGGTCGCTGGTGCGGCGGACCGGACACCCGGTGCTTACGCCGGCGGATGGCGCAGCGGAGATCCCGGGACGGCTGCCGATCTCGCCGAACGAGAACCTGTACAATCCGGACAACTACGCGGCGTTCGCGGATCTGACCGTGTTCGATCCTGTGTGGTGGGATGTAAACTGA
- a CDS encoding alcohol dehydrogenase catalytic domain-containing protein, with the protein MALGPLGCVTLDEIEAPALPGNDWVRVQTTLSGICGSDLSAVTAHDSFTLEPFGAYPFVFGHENVGRVAEVGPGADGWQPGDRVIVNPMLSCLQRGLEPCAACARGEYGLCRRTNEGVVGRGPMIGYNPRTGGGWSGGFVAHSSQLHRADGLSDEVAVLADPFVSALRPVLLHPPADDDVVLVIGAGSIGLLTIVALRAAGFEGTIAALGRYGFQFEKAEAAGADVLLRNREELYQWAGGLPGAVAYKPTLAGRFVEGGPSIVYDTVGSETTIGDGVALTREGGKLILVGGAAKTSVDWTRVWYRQITLAGIFAYGLAPFEGERRDIYETAIELLRRRDYGELGLLTHVFELEDYRAALHAALSKGGHRSIKVAIRPDVSGR; encoded by the coding sequence ATGGCGCTCGGCCCTCTCGGCTGCGTCACACTGGACGAGATCGAAGCGCCAGCGCTGCCCGGCAACGACTGGGTGCGCGTCCAGACGACGCTGAGCGGGATCTGCGGCAGCGACCTGTCCGCGGTCACCGCCCACGACTCGTTCACGCTGGAGCCGTTCGGCGCTTACCCGTTCGTCTTCGGCCACGAGAACGTGGGACGCGTCGCCGAGGTGGGTCCGGGCGCAGACGGCTGGCAGCCGGGTGACCGGGTGATCGTCAACCCGATGCTGTCCTGCCTGCAGCGCGGCCTGGAGCCGTGTGCGGCGTGCGCGCGGGGCGAGTACGGGCTGTGTCGCAGGACCAACGAGGGAGTGGTCGGGCGCGGGCCGATGATCGGCTACAACCCGCGCACCGGGGGCGGCTGGTCGGGCGGCTTCGTCGCGCACTCGTCACAGCTGCACCGCGCTGACGGGCTGAGCGACGAAGTCGCCGTGCTGGCGGACCCTTTCGTGTCCGCGCTCCGGCCGGTGCTGCTGCACCCGCCCGCGGACGACGACGTCGTGCTCGTGATCGGAGCCGGTTCCATCGGGCTCCTCACGATCGTCGCACTCCGTGCGGCAGGCTTCGAGGGGACCATCGCCGCGCTGGGCCGCTACGGCTTCCAGTTCGAGAAGGCGGAGGCCGCGGGCGCGGACGTGCTGCTGCGCAACCGCGAGGAGCTGTACCAGTGGGCGGGCGGGCTGCCGGGCGCAGTCGCCTACAAGCCCACACTGGCGGGCCGCTTCGTCGAGGGCGGGCCGTCGATTGTATACGATACGGTCGGCAGCGAGACCACGATCGGTGACGGCGTCGCACTCACCCGCGAGGGCGGAAAGCTCATCCTCGTCGGTGGCGCGGCGAAGACCAGCGTCGACTGGACGCGTGTCTGGTACCGCCAGATCACGCTGGCCGGTATCTTTGCCTACGGCCTGGCGCCCTTCGAGGGCGAGAGGCGGGACATCTACGAGACCGCAATCGAGCTGCTGCGCCGTCGCGACTACGGTGAGCTCGGGCTGCTGACTCACGTGTTTGAACTGGAGGACTATCGTGCAGCGCTTCACGCCGCCCTCAGCAAAGGCGGACACCGCTCCATCAAGGTCGCCATCCGTCCCGATGTCAGCGGGCGCTGA